A stretch of Arctopsyche grandis isolate Sample6627 chromosome 9, ASM5162203v2, whole genome shotgun sequence DNA encodes these proteins:
- the Mccc1 gene encoding methylcrotonoyl-CoA carboxylase 1, which yields MTYIWISRTLRKSSHYIFYNGCRRRNFSSKQFDSNIIVKPIEKVLIANRGEIACRVMKTARKLGIQTVAVYSDVDKNAMHVKMADEAYHIGPAPSQQSYLRGDVILDVAKRSGSQAVHPGYGFLSENLEFAEKCKTEGVIFIGPPSSAIRDMGIKSTSKSIMSAAGVTIIQGYHGEDQGLDKLQNEADKIGYPLMIKAIRGGGGKGMRIAENREDFLTALDSAKRESMKAFGDDNVLLEQYVSDPRHVEVQVFADMHGNAVHLFERDCSVQRRHQKIIEEAPAPGLSAETREAIGSAAVRAAKAVGYVGAGTVEFILDRKNHSFYFMEMNTRLQVEHPITEMITGVDLVEWQLKVASGEQLPVMQSDITMSGHAFESRIYAEDPRGGFLPGAGPLIHMSTPEPSSDVRIETGVQQGDDVSVHYDPMIAKLVTWGKDRGEALSKMRSKLADYQIVGLETNVNFLLELCRHEAFQKGDVHTAFIKDHEKSLFPEESLKDKDLVQAALAVVLNDNLEAASKMKDFGIHIPPVGWRPNHQLARDLKFKFNEKDVTAKISYERQPGTFTVQTPNGQVYNVSGKIRKIGNSLVLESTINDSTGRCNVVITEDNLCIFDKNGKVTFDKEKPKYVAKLGKDGGSPLDAGSAKSPMPGVLDRMLVKVGDKVKKGDSLFVIIAMKMEYVVKAAKDGVVAEVAKYNIGDSVAKNTELVKFEEEASAAAPSS from the exons ATGACTTATATATGGATATCTAGAACACTTAGGAAAAG TTCTCATTACATCTTCTACAATGGTTGCCGAAGAAGAAACTTTTCCAGTAAGCAATTTGACTCGAATATCATTGTCAAACCTATCGAGAAGGTTTTGATAGCCAACCGAGGTGAAATAGCATGTAGAGTTATGAAAACGGCCCGAAAATTAGGAATACAAACAGTAGCGGTATATTCAGACGTTGATAAAAATGCTATGCATGTTAAAATG GCTGATGAGGCGTATCACATCGGACCAGCTCCGTCTCAACAGAGCTATTTGAGAGGCGATGTAATATTAGATGTCGCTAAAAGATCTGGCAGTCAAGCTGTACATCCAGGATACGGCTTCCTGTCCGAGAATTTGGAGTTTGCTGAGAAATGTAAGACCGAAGGTGTGATATTCATCGGTCCGCCGTCTTCAGCCATTCGTGATATGGGAATTAAAAG TACTTCGAAATCAATCATGTCTGCTGCTGGTGTGACTATTATTCAAGGCTACCATGGTGAAGATCAAGGCCTTGATAAACTGCAAAATGAAGCTGATAAAATTGGATATCCCTTAATGATTAAAGCAATAAGAGGTGGCGGAGGAAAG GGAATGCGAATAGCAGAAAACAGGGAAGATTTTTTGACTGCTTTAGATTCCGCTAAACGAGAATCGATGAAGGCTTTCGGAGATGATAATGTGCTGTTGGAACAATACGTTTCAGATCCTAGACATGTTGAAGTACAG GTATTTGCTGATATGCATGGAAATGCTGTACATTTGTTTGAAAGAGATTGTTCTGTACAAAGGAGGCATCAGAAAATCATAGAAGAGGCACCAGCA CCAGGATTATCAGCTGAAACACGTGAAGCAATCGGAAGTGCTGCTGTCAGAGCAGCAAAAGCTGTCGGCTATGTCGGAGCAGGAACTGTTGAATTCATTTTAGATAGGAAAAATCATTCGTTTTATTTCATGGAAATGAATACTCGCTTACAAGTGGAACATCCAATAACAGAAATGATTACAG gtgttgaCCTTGTTGAATGGCAGCTGAAGGTGGCTTCAGGTGAACAATTACCGGTGATGCAATCGGACATTACAATGTCGGGGCATGCTTTCGAATCTAGAATATATGCCGAGGATCCTCGAGGAGGTTTTCTTCCAGGTGCTGGTCCATTGATTCATATGTCAACGCCTGAACCATCATCCGATGTGCGTATAGAAACCGGGGTACAGCAAGGAGATGATGTTTCAGTGCATTACGATCCGATGATTGCGAAATTGGTCACGTGGGGGAAAGATCGTGGTGAAGCCCTTTCGAAGATGAGATCCAAATTAGCCGACTATCag atTGTAGGCTTAGAAACTAATGTCAACTTTTTGTTGGAACTATGTCGTCATGAAGCATTCCAGAAAGGAGACGTTCACACTGCTTTTATTAAAGATCATGAAAAGAGTTTGTTTCCTGAAGAAAGTTTGAAAGATAAAGACTTGGTTCAAGCAGCTCTCGCCGTG GTGTTAAACGATAATTTAGAAGCTGCATCAAAAATGAAAGACTTTGGAATACATATCCCTCCCGTTGGCTGGAGGCCAAATCACCAATTGGCGAgagatttgaaattcaaattcaacgAAAAAG ATGTTACTGCAAAAATTTCGTATGAACGACAGCCAGGAACTTTCACCGTCCAAACTCCAAACGGACAAGTATATAATGTCTCTGGTAAAATAAGGAAGATTGGAAATAGCTTAGTACTTGAATCGACGATCAATGACTCTACAGGAAGATGCAACGTCGTCATAACTGAGGATAATCTCTGTATTTTTGATAAG aATGGAAAAGTCACATTTGACAAGGAGAAGCCAAAGTATGTAGCCAAGCTCGGCAAAGACGGTGGGTCTCCGTTGGATGCAGGCTCCGCCAAGTCTCCGATGCCGGGTGTTTTGGATAGAATGTTAGTTAAAGTCGGCGATAAGGTCAAGAAGGGTGATTCACTGTTCGTCATCATTGCCATGAAGATGGAGTACGTTGTCAAGGCTGCCAAAGACGGTGTTGTAGCTGAAGTAGCCAAGTACAATATCGGTGATAGCGTCGCTAAGAACACCGAGTTGGTCAAATTTGAAGAAGAAGCATCCGCAGCAGCTCCATCGTCATAA